A single window of Zeugodacus cucurbitae isolate PBARC_wt_2022May chromosome X, idZeuCucr1.2, whole genome shotgun sequence DNA harbors:
- the LOC105220041 gene encoding epidermal growth factor receptor kinase substrate 8-like protein 1 isoform X2: MAYHNSNGGAIGGNSAAGGSLRGIAGEMGSSEYSGDERDSRSGEDHPENDLNNKPIYLLEHLATFTVNKESGIVYPADGMRRLLQLEKTTGIWSQKMQLCLDYQWVLIMDYETGNIIERFPASLIQEPTAFTSTDAMELYNNILVFIVSGGSGSRSEMHIFQSQSVSAVHLVEDLKSLRNGKMVIQQREGLLHQQQSNQASPKSGTTGLAKSLPTSSSQHSRIEQQIQHLHNGGVITPSRTSIDQYGLHVRSPMLESSQTGVVVGAGNGNAETDSEQGGLNDETSSTSSEKYERDVTVLNHCFDDIEKFIARLQHAAAASRELERRRRNRKTKKKDPGEGLLTLRTRPPHEKEFIDIFAKFKLSFNLLAKLKAHIHDPNAPELVHFLFTPLALIVEASSDTYYESQLPTRVINPLLTREAINLLINCVTSKETELWRSLGDAWIIPRDQWKNDVGSYHPVFMDGWSPDYLVIDELETLSTPTNISKRRLDVQSHLHAGHTSYGGANGRLISGNSNYSNTALHMGQPEEYETSVVSEKYSGHYERGGERIMATGGLSGAADGGPADFSIRSEISIDSIERSGGGLHGLQVNNSTASGIQAISTGIQQLHARDSKSATGGRNNNIAAEFSGRDNTTNDEQMLEAWLDDLQASNAKIVLVTYPRTANNDKELSVVRGEYLEILDDTRKWWKARNIRGQVAHVPHTIVTPYIYGEESTSNQLYGQQQTPSSHLQGNNNYTQPRQAANTNLSDNIEASRSHDTTDWIRNKHLAKAGENSAHQQPTQQFKQQSVKNKDNSLSKQLQQQHQSDNEYIYCQPYIIIPPLNKNSLVEEKHDYNVKHRHVAASQSNSALINVPAAPPLVLSTTTSSNNCKPKQNNIYNSVNKPRKTFPDVINSAQNEQTNNISNSEGVGSCMYGQINVVVYEQWPTLADKITTQ, translated from the exons ATGGCTTATCACAACTCGAATGGTGGTGCTATTGGTGGCAATAGCGCAGCTGGCGGCAGTTTACGCGGTATTGCTGGTGAAATGGGCTCCAGTGAATATTCCGGTGATGAACGGGACTCTCGGAGTGGTGAAGATCATCCTGAAAATGATTTGAATAATAAGCCCATATATCTGCTCGAACATTTGGCAACTTTTACGGTAAATAAAGAATCCGGCATTGTCTACCCTGCAGACGGCATGCGCCGGCTGTTACAGTTAGAAAAAACCACAGGCATATGGTCGCAGAAAATGCAATTATGTTTAGATTACCAATGGGTGCTCATAATGGATTATGAAACCGGA AATATTATTGAAAGATTTCCAGCATCTCTTATACAAGAACCAACTGCATTTACGTCAACTGATGCCATGGAATTATATAACAATATATTAGTATTTATAGTGTCTGGCGGCAGTGGCTCACGTTCAGAAATGCATATTTTTCAG tCACAAAGTGTATCTGCCGTGCATTTGGTTGAAGATTTAAAGAGTCtaagaaatggcaaaatggTGATACAACAGCGTGAGGGTTTATTGCATCAACAGCAATCAAACCAAGCAAGCCCAAAAAGCGGTACCACTGGTTTAGCTAAGTCATTACCGACATCCTCCAGTCAACACAGCCGCATTGAGCAACAAATACAGCATCTACATAATGGTGGTGTTATTACACCATCGCGCACTAGTATAGATCAATATGGTTTACACGTCCGCAGTCCTATGTTAGAAAGTAGTCAAACGGGTGTTGTAGTTGGAGCTGGCAACGGAAATGCTGAAACAGATTCCGAACAAGGCGGGTTAAATGACGAAACTAGTTCAACGTCCAGCGAAAAATATGAGCGTGATGTAACTGTGTTGAACCACTGCTTTGAtgacattgaaaaatttatcgCACGGCTGCAACATGCAGCTGCGGCATCACGTGAACTGGAACGTCGACGCCgtaacagaaaaacaaaaaagaaagatcCCGGCGAGGGCCTATTAACGTTGCGTACGCGACCGCCACATGAAAAAGAGTTTATCGACATTTTCGCCAAATTTAAACTTTCATTTAACTTGCTGGCCAAGCTGAAAGCACATATTCACGATCCAAATGCACCCGAACTGGTACACTTCTTATTTACGCCGTTGGCACTAATTGTCGAGGCTTCCAGTGACACTTATTATGAGTCCCAGTTACCAACACGAGTGATAAATCCATTACTTACACGAGAAGCCATAAATCTTTTAATTAACTGCGTTACAAGTAAAGAAACCGAACTCTGGCGCTCTCTTGGTGATGCTTGGATTATACCACGCGATCAGTGGAAAAATGATGTGGGCTCATACCATCCCGTATTCATGGATGGTTGGTCGCCGGACTATTTAGTAATCGATGAATTGGAAACTCTTAGCACGCCTACAAACATTAGCAAACGTCGCTTAGATGTTCAATCACATTTGCATGCTGGTCATACCAGCTATGGTGGTGCGAATGGCCGCTTAATTAGCGGTAATAGTAATTACAGCAATACAGCTTTACACATGGGACAACCCGAAGAATACGAAACAAGTGTGGTAAGTGAGAAATATTCTGGTCATTATGAACGCGGTGGTGAACGAATCATGGCGACTGGTGGTTTGAGTGGAGCCGCGGATGGTGGGCCTGCTGATTTTAGCATACGCAGTGAGATTTCAATTGATTCAATTGAACGAAGCGGTGGAGGACTGCATGGTTTGCAAGTTAATAATAGCACTGCATCTGGTATTCAAGCAATATCGACAGGAATACAACAGTTGCATGCACGCGACTCCAAAAGTGCCACAGGCGGGCGCAATAATAACATAGCTGCCGAATTCTCTGGTCGCGACAATACTACCAATGACGAACAAATGTTAGAGGCGTGGCTGGATGACTTACAAGCATCAAATGCTAAAATTGTCCTAGTCACGTATCCCCGTACAGCCAACAACGATAAAGAGCTAAGTGTAGTTCGTGGAGAATATTTGGAG ATTTTGGATGATACTCGAAAATGGTGGAAGGCTCGCAACATACGAGGTCAAGTGGCACATGTTCCACATACAATTGTAACTCCATATATCTACGGTGAAGAGTCTACGAGCAATCAGCTCTATGGGCAACAGCAGACACCGTCGTCTCATCTGCAAGGAAACAATAATTACACACAACCGAGGCAGGCGGCAAATACCAATCTCAGT GATAATATCGAAGCAAGCCGTTCACATGACACTACCGACTGGATACGAAACAAGCATCTGG CGAAGGCCGGCGAAAACTCTGCTCATCAACAGCCGACACAACAGTTTAAGCAGCAATCTGTTAAAAATAAAGACAATTCACTATCAAAacagctacagcaacaacatcaatcagacaacgaatatatatattgtcagccatacataattattccgccgctaaataaaaattctctGGTAGAAGAAAAACATGATTATAATGTGAAACACAGACACGTTGCCGCGTCACAATCAAATTCTGCATTGATTAATGTGCCGGCAGCACCGCCGTTAGTTTTATCTACCACTACTAGTTCTAATAACTGTAAACCtaaacaaaacaatatttacaATTCTGTTAACAAACCACGGAAAACTTTTCCCGACGTAATTAACTCTGCACAAAATGAGCAAACTAATAATATTAGCAATTCTGAAGGAGTTGGCAGCTGCATGTATGGACAAATAAACG tagtagTATATGAACAATGGCCAACGCTAgcagacaagattacgacacaATGA
- the LOC105220041 gene encoding epidermal growth factor receptor kinase substrate 8-like protein 2 isoform X5, translated as MAYHNSNGGAIGGNSAAGGSLRGIAGEMGSSEYSGDERDSRSGEDHPENDLNNKPIYLLEHLATFTVNKESGIVYPADGMRRLLQLEKTTGIWSQKMQLCLDYQWVLIMDYETGNIIERFPASLIQEPTAFTSTDAMELYNNILVFIVSGGSGSRSEMHIFQSQSVSAVHLVEDLKSLRNGKMVIQQREGLLHQQQSNQASPKSGTTGLAKSLPTSSSQHSRIEQQIQHLHNGGVITPSRTSIDQYGLHVRSPMLESSQTGVVVGAGNGNAETDSEQGGLNDETSSTSSEKYERDVTVLNHCFDDIEKFIARLQHAAAASRELERRRRNRKTKKKDPGEGLLTLRTRPPHEKEFIDIFAKFKLSFNLLAKLKAHIHDPNAPELVHFLFTPLALIVEASSDTYYESQLPTRVINPLLTREAINLLINCVTSKETELWRSLGDAWIIPRDQWKNDVGSYHPVFMDGWSPDYLVIDELETLSTPTNISKRRLDVQSHLHAGHTSYGGANGRLISGNSNYSNTALHMGQPEEYETSVVSEKYSGHYERGGERIMATGGLSGAADGGPADFSIRSEISIDSIERSGGGLHGLQVNNSTASGIQAISTGIQQLHARDSKSATGGRNNNIAAEFSGRDNTTNDEQMLEAWLDDLQASNAKIVLVTYPRTANNDKELSVVRGEYLEILDDTRKWWKARNIRGQVAHVPHTIVTPYIYGEESTSNQLYGQQQTPSSHLQGNNNYTQPRQAANTNLSDNIEASRSHDTTDWIRNKHLGKKGEFRYF; from the exons ATGGCTTATCACAACTCGAATGGTGGTGCTATTGGTGGCAATAGCGCAGCTGGCGGCAGTTTACGCGGTATTGCTGGTGAAATGGGCTCCAGTGAATATTCCGGTGATGAACGGGACTCTCGGAGTGGTGAAGATCATCCTGAAAATGATTTGAATAATAAGCCCATATATCTGCTCGAACATTTGGCAACTTTTACGGTAAATAAAGAATCCGGCATTGTCTACCCTGCAGACGGCATGCGCCGGCTGTTACAGTTAGAAAAAACCACAGGCATATGGTCGCAGAAAATGCAATTATGTTTAGATTACCAATGGGTGCTCATAATGGATTATGAAACCGGA AATATTATTGAAAGATTTCCAGCATCTCTTATACAAGAACCAACTGCATTTACGTCAACTGATGCCATGGAATTATATAACAATATATTAGTATTTATAGTGTCTGGCGGCAGTGGCTCACGTTCAGAAATGCATATTTTTCAG tCACAAAGTGTATCTGCCGTGCATTTGGTTGAAGATTTAAAGAGTCtaagaaatggcaaaatggTGATACAACAGCGTGAGGGTTTATTGCATCAACAGCAATCAAACCAAGCAAGCCCAAAAAGCGGTACCACTGGTTTAGCTAAGTCATTACCGACATCCTCCAGTCAACACAGCCGCATTGAGCAACAAATACAGCATCTACATAATGGTGGTGTTATTACACCATCGCGCACTAGTATAGATCAATATGGTTTACACGTCCGCAGTCCTATGTTAGAAAGTAGTCAAACGGGTGTTGTAGTTGGAGCTGGCAACGGAAATGCTGAAACAGATTCCGAACAAGGCGGGTTAAATGACGAAACTAGTTCAACGTCCAGCGAAAAATATGAGCGTGATGTAACTGTGTTGAACCACTGCTTTGAtgacattgaaaaatttatcgCACGGCTGCAACATGCAGCTGCGGCATCACGTGAACTGGAACGTCGACGCCgtaacagaaaaacaaaaaagaaagatcCCGGCGAGGGCCTATTAACGTTGCGTACGCGACCGCCACATGAAAAAGAGTTTATCGACATTTTCGCCAAATTTAAACTTTCATTTAACTTGCTGGCCAAGCTGAAAGCACATATTCACGATCCAAATGCACCCGAACTGGTACACTTCTTATTTACGCCGTTGGCACTAATTGTCGAGGCTTCCAGTGACACTTATTATGAGTCCCAGTTACCAACACGAGTGATAAATCCATTACTTACACGAGAAGCCATAAATCTTTTAATTAACTGCGTTACAAGTAAAGAAACCGAACTCTGGCGCTCTCTTGGTGATGCTTGGATTATACCACGCGATCAGTGGAAAAATGATGTGGGCTCATACCATCCCGTATTCATGGATGGTTGGTCGCCGGACTATTTAGTAATCGATGAATTGGAAACTCTTAGCACGCCTACAAACATTAGCAAACGTCGCTTAGATGTTCAATCACATTTGCATGCTGGTCATACCAGCTATGGTGGTGCGAATGGCCGCTTAATTAGCGGTAATAGTAATTACAGCAATACAGCTTTACACATGGGACAACCCGAAGAATACGAAACAAGTGTGGTAAGTGAGAAATATTCTGGTCATTATGAACGCGGTGGTGAACGAATCATGGCGACTGGTGGTTTGAGTGGAGCCGCGGATGGTGGGCCTGCTGATTTTAGCATACGCAGTGAGATTTCAATTGATTCAATTGAACGAAGCGGTGGAGGACTGCATGGTTTGCAAGTTAATAATAGCACTGCATCTGGTATTCAAGCAATATCGACAGGAATACAACAGTTGCATGCACGCGACTCCAAAAGTGCCACAGGCGGGCGCAATAATAACATAGCTGCCGAATTCTCTGGTCGCGACAATACTACCAATGACGAACAAATGTTAGAGGCGTGGCTGGATGACTTACAAGCATCAAATGCTAAAATTGTCCTAGTCACGTATCCCCGTACAGCCAACAACGATAAAGAGCTAAGTGTAGTTCGTGGAGAATATTTGGAG ATTTTGGATGATACTCGAAAATGGTGGAAGGCTCGCAACATACGAGGTCAAGTGGCACATGTTCCACATACAATTGTAACTCCATATATCTACGGTGAAGAGTCTACGAGCAATCAGCTCTATGGGCAACAGCAGACACCGTCGTCTCATCTGCAAGGAAACAATAATTACACACAACCGAGGCAGGCGGCAAATACCAATCTCAGT GATAATATCGAAGCAAGCCGTTCACATGACACTACCGACTGGATACGAAACAAGCATCTGGGTAAGAAAGGAGAGTtcagatatttttaa